The genomic DNA CCCAATCATTTTTACATCAATGTTTGTGAATCTGAGCTCTTTCGATCAAAGATACTGATCAGCAAAGCGGCAGCCGCAGCAACATGGGGAGTTGCCATCGAGCATTCTGGTTGGTTCTATTGTCGTTTGGATCACGATCGTTACTCAGGCTGGGTTCCTCCGCTTCCGAAAGGAAAATTTTCTGTGAAAAAAATCGCACTCGTTCCATTGCTTTTTGTTGTTCTTCTTTCGGCTTGCGGAAATTCTGTGCAGTGGCCGCCGAAACCCGCTGGCGTTCATCTGGGCGAAGATTCGTGCGCTGCATGCAAGATGATCATCAGTCAGGAAAATTACGGAGCACAGCTTCACCAGCGTTGAAAAACGGTGGAACTCTTTGATGATTACGGTTGTTTGCTGACGCGCAGACCTGCAGTGGATTCGGATTCTCGCGTCATCTTCGTGCGTTCAGCTGAAGACGGAAGTTGGCTTCTTGAAAGTCAGGCTTCGTATGTTGTTTCCAAACAGATCTCATCACCGATGGGTTATGGAATTGTGGCTTTTGCCGCAAAAGAATCAGCATCCCAGTTCGCGAGCGGATTGGATGATTCGAAGATTTATTCAATTTCCGAGCTCATCCCTGCCGCCCAGACCATTTTGAGTAAACGTTGAAAATGGAGTAGGAATTATGAGAAAAATTCTTCTTATTACAGTCATGTTCTTGTTCGTTCTCACGATCGGTTGCAAAGGTACTTCCAAGGAGACTCAGAAAGCGACAGCCGAAAAAAAACGAGCGGCAACAACCATTATTCAACTGACGAGCAAAGAGCACGCGGATGCAAAGAAGGTTTATACCGCCTGGTGCTCCGGATGCCACGGTGAGAAAGGGCGCGGCGATGGTCCGGCTGCGGCTGTTGTCGAGGTCAAACCACGAAACTTCTTGATTGAATCTTTCAAGATTCGATCTACCGCCAGTGGTCAGCCGCCAACCCGGCAGGACATTTTCGAAACAGTCACGCGCGGTCTCCCTGGGACTGCGATGCCGGCCTTCGATTTTCTTGCCGAAAAGGACCGATGGCTTGCGGTCGATTACGTACGTAAGCTTGCGAATCTTGATACGAAACCGGATCCGCAAACAATCGATCTCGGTGAGAAACCTTCGAATACGAAGGAATCCGTTTCAGCTGGGAAACAGATCTACGCAAAAATGCAATGTGCTCAGTGTCACGGTCCGGAAGGGCGCGGCGACGGACCCTCTTCCGCTACACTTCTTAATTCACAGGGCCAGCCTATTCCTGCACGTGATTATACGAAAGGGGAGTACCTGGGGGGAGACACACCCGTAGCGATCGCGATGCGTTTCACTACTGGAATGGACGGAACTCCGATGCCTTCCTACAGCGGTGTCATGACGCAAAAGGAAACGTGTCTGGGTCAACAATCCCAAACAGGTTTATGCGCAGGCACGCATGGTGGACACCAACTTGACGCCTGAGGAAGTCGAGGCCGTACAGGCATTTGTTTGGAAAACAAGCACCGATACGAAGAAATAATGAGTTGGGTATCGCAAGAAAGGCACAAATTTTGCTTCATCTGACAGAAAGGAGGAATAATATGTATTGTCTTTCTT from bacterium includes the following:
- a CDS encoding nitrous oxide reductase accessory protein NosL; this translates as MELFDDYGCLLTRRPAVDSDSRVIFVRSAEDGSWLLESQASYVVSKQISSPMGYGIVAFAAKESASQFASGLDDSKIYSISELIPAAQTILSKR
- a CDS encoding c-type cytochrome, translating into MRKILLITVMFLFVLTIGCKGTSKETQKATAEKKRAATTIIQLTSKEHADAKKVYTAWCSGCHGEKGRGDGPAAAVVEVKPRNFLIESFKIRSTASGQPPTRQDIFETVTRGLPGTAMPAFDFLAEKDRWLAVDYVRKLANLDTKPDPQTIDLGEKPSNTKESVSAGKQIYAKMQCAQCHGPEGRGDGPSSATLLNSQGQPIPARDYTKGEYLGGDTPVAIAMRFTTGMDGTPMPSYSGVMTQKETCLGQQSQTGLCAGTHGGHQLDA